A part of Pseudoalteromonas arctica A 37-1-2 genomic DNA contains:
- a CDS encoding PilZ domain-containing protein: MNSERLGEFEQYFQINESIRVNLFAVSNGQVPKSQLELEDDIPPLFKLANEVSELEQSSLRPLRNLGDIAQELATFLQAQSRKIDLIMSHILASEQAQDNAIQCDSYGGGGIRFTSPEVHSIGQAFRTKLFLHHEASAVYCYTEVVAVEKQDSEHYQYTLLFTAIRTTDQELIVRASLHAQTRQLKKRQELDQNQADLNSDN; the protein is encoded by the coding sequence ATGAATAGTGAAAGATTAGGTGAGTTTGAGCAGTACTTTCAAATTAATGAAAGTATAAGAGTGAATTTATTCGCCGTATCGAACGGACAAGTTCCTAAATCACAGCTTGAGCTAGAAGACGATATCCCCCCACTATTTAAATTAGCAAATGAAGTAAGTGAACTTGAGCAAAGCTCGTTACGCCCACTGCGTAACTTAGGCGATATAGCACAAGAGCTCGCTACATTTTTACAAGCGCAGTCACGTAAAATAGATTTAATAATGAGCCATATTTTGGCCTCAGAACAAGCCCAAGATAATGCAATTCAATGTGATAGCTACGGCGGTGGCGGTATTCGCTTTACATCACCCGAAGTACACTCAATTGGCCAAGCATTTAGAACAAAACTGTTTTTGCACCACGAAGCCTCTGCGGTTTATTGTTACACCGAAGTTGTGGCAGTAGAAAAACAAGATAGCGAACATTATCAATACACCCTACTCTTTACCGCAATTAGAACCACTGACCAAGAACTTATTGTTAGAGCAAGTTTACATGCTCAAACCCGCCAACTTAAAAAACGTCAAGAACTTGATCAAAACCAAGCCGATCTAAACAGTGATAATTAG
- a CDS encoding peroxiredoxin-like family protein — translation MSLKAQIDAYNVQKDAKLPADVLALMNTTNEELIAQHIKDNALQIGQKVENFSLANHKGENIELADLLKKGPVIISFYRGGWCPYCNLELKALNDYLPQFKTQNTQLVAISPQLPDETLSTAQKNDLEFDVLSDVSNKVAEQFGLLFTLDERIQALYTQFGIDFEHYYGDKSFKLPLPATYVINQEGVITYAFLNEDYTLRAEPTDVMAALESENN, via the coding sequence ATGAGTTTAAAAGCGCAAATAGATGCCTATAACGTACAAAAAGATGCCAAGTTACCGGCTGACGTTTTAGCATTAATGAACACTACAAACGAAGAGCTTATTGCACAGCATATTAAAGACAATGCGTTGCAAATTGGTCAAAAAGTAGAAAACTTCAGCCTAGCCAATCATAAAGGCGAAAACATTGAGCTTGCGGATTTATTAAAAAAAGGCCCGGTAATTATTAGCTTTTATCGTGGTGGCTGGTGCCCATATTGTAATTTAGAGCTAAAAGCACTTAATGACTACTTACCGCAATTTAAAACTCAAAATACTCAGTTAGTCGCAATATCACCACAACTGCCTGATGAAACTCTCTCAACTGCACAAAAAAACGATCTTGAGTTTGACGTGCTTTCAGATGTTAGTAATAAAGTAGCTGAGCAATTTGGTTTATTGTTTACACTTGATGAGCGTATTCAAGCGTTATACACACAATTTGGTATTGATTTTGAACACTACTATGGCGATAAAAGCTTTAAATTGCCGCTACCGGCTACTTATGTGATAAACCAAGAAGGTGTTATTACATACGCATTTTTAAACGAAGACTACACCCTACGCGCAGAACCTACTGATGTTATGGCAGCACTTGAATCGGAGAATAACTAA
- a CDS encoding LysR family transcriptional regulator, translated as MYNLSDLETFIAVVENKGVLAAAREQRLSPATVSHRLSKLERELATVLVFRDSRRVRLSPAGEIFYTRVGAIMEALHDAEHSIGARSSSVSGLLRVTMPPWIFSKYVMPRLNELEQAYPELKLDFLITDHFVNVVDDAQDVAIRVGQLNDSGLLSRKIVNNKRILCAAPSYIKKYGMPKSLAQLSEHYWVCLPWQRQLKLFDEQGKTHTFNARTRFTISNSDNMTQAAIAGHGIAIKSMIAIYEDIKNGILVEVMPGVMAQDDAPVWFLRPQNSLTTRKTDVFYDFMKSLFLSCE; from the coding sequence ATGTATAATTTAAGCGACCTAGAAACATTTATAGCAGTAGTTGAAAATAAAGGGGTGCTTGCTGCTGCGCGAGAGCAGCGTTTATCGCCTGCAACGGTAAGCCATCGCTTAAGTAAATTAGAACGTGAGCTTGCAACAGTACTTGTTTTTAGAGATAGCCGACGAGTACGGTTATCTCCCGCAGGTGAAATATTTTATACGCGAGTTGGCGCTATAATGGAGGCGTTGCACGACGCTGAGCATAGTATTGGTGCGCGTAGTTCATCGGTGAGTGGTTTATTACGCGTGACTATGCCCCCTTGGATTTTTTCAAAATACGTAATGCCCAGGCTTAACGAGTTAGAGCAGGCCTATCCTGAACTAAAACTTGATTTTTTAATTACTGATCATTTTGTAAATGTGGTTGATGACGCACAAGATGTGGCAATTCGTGTAGGACAATTAAATGATTCCGGTTTACTGTCACGAAAAATAGTAAACAACAAACGTATACTTTGCGCAGCTCCTAGCTACATAAAAAAATATGGCATGCCTAAGAGCTTAGCTCAATTGAGCGAACACTATTGGGTTTGCCTGCCGTGGCAGCGCCAATTAAAGCTTTTTGATGAACAAGGTAAAACACATACTTTTAATGCAAGAACACGCTTTACTATTTCTAATTCCGACAATATGACTCAAGCAGCCATTGCAGGTCATGGCATTGCAATTAAATCAATGATAGCTATTTATGAAGATATTAAAAATGGCATTTTAGTTGAAGTTATGCCCGGCGTAATGGCACAAGATGATGCACCAGTTTGGTTTTTGCGTCCGCAAAATAGCTTAACTACCCGCAAAACCGATGTATTTTATGACTTTATGAAATCACTATTTTTGAGCTGCGAATAA
- a CDS encoding agmatine deiminase family protein, whose product MNFRLLPEWAEQDAVMLTWPHKDTDWADNLARVEPVYIELAKHITTQQQLVIVAHNSALKMHITALLNSANISLNRVHFVVTPTNDTWARDHGPLTCAAIDSPEQLKVYDFTFNGWGNKFESALDNQINRTLVKELSSINNQYQALDMVLEGGGIEINEHGVLLTTSECLLNKNRNPDLNPADIEVLLKEHLGATHFLWVDHGYLAGDDTDSHIDTLVRFAPNNTLVYVQCDDKTDEHYSALDAMEKQLKTFKTADNTPYNLIELPWPKAAYDDEQTRLPATYANYLIINNVVLVPTYNDANDERALAQVQKAYPQHTIIGVNCQPIIEQFGSLHCITMQLPRGFLAGAAQ is encoded by the coding sequence ATGAACTTTAGACTTTTACCAGAATGGGCCGAGCAAGACGCTGTTATGCTTACATGGCCTCATAAAGACACAGATTGGGCTGATAATTTAGCACGTGTAGAACCTGTATATATTGAGCTTGCTAAGCATATAACAACGCAGCAACAGCTTGTTATTGTGGCGCATAATAGTGCCTTAAAAATGCATATTACAGCATTGCTAAATAGCGCTAACATCTCTCTTAATCGTGTTCATTTTGTAGTAACGCCTACCAACGATACCTGGGCGCGCGATCATGGCCCGCTTACTTGCGCCGCTATTGATTCACCAGAACAACTAAAAGTATATGATTTTACTTTTAATGGTTGGGGCAATAAATTTGAAAGCGCATTAGACAATCAAATTAATCGTACTTTGGTAAAAGAGCTAAGTAGCATAAACAACCAATATCAAGCGCTCGATATGGTACTTGAAGGTGGCGGTATTGAAATAAACGAGCATGGTGTGTTGCTAACAACCAGCGAATGTTTGCTTAACAAAAACCGTAACCCAGATTTAAACCCTGCTGACATAGAAGTACTTTTAAAAGAGCACTTGGGCGCAACACATTTTTTATGGGTTGATCATGGCTATTTAGCCGGTGATGACACCGACAGCCACATTGATACCTTAGTGCGCTTTGCTCCAAATAATACCCTTGTATATGTGCAGTGTGACGATAAAACTGATGAGCACTACAGCGCACTTGATGCAATGGAAAAACAACTAAAAACCTTTAAAACTGCCGATAACACCCCATATAACTTAATTGAGTTACCGTGGCCAAAAGCCGCTTATGACGATGAGCAAACACGCTTACCGGCTACCTATGCTAACTACTTAATTATTAATAATGTTGTGCTTGTGCCAACGTATAATGATGCCAATGATGAACGTGCTCTTGCGCAAGTTCAAAAAGCATACCCACAACACACTATTATTGGCGTAAATTGCCAACCAATTATTGAACAATTTGGCAGCCTGCACTGTATTACAATGCAATTACCTCGTGGATTTTTAGCTGGAGCAGCACAATGA
- a CDS encoding haloacid dehalogenase type II, which produces MSILKSLKTLTLSLLVGTSLVSGYAVADEPKEQTKPKVLIFDVNETLLDLTSMRTSIGKALGGREDLLPLWFSTMLHHSLVDTVSGSYHDFGQIGVASLLMVAQNNNIDITSEQAKTAIVTPLLTLPPHSDVKEGLAKLRAQGYKLVSLTNSSNKGVKAQFESAGLMSYFDARYSIEDIKIYKPDLRAYEWVLKKLNVAPNEAMMVAAHGWDVAGAKEAGLQTTFIARPGKALYPLAKKPDHVVKDLHELAALLK; this is translated from the coding sequence ATGTCTATTTTAAAATCGTTAAAAACACTTACTCTTTCACTACTTGTAGGCACAAGCCTTGTATCTGGTTATGCAGTCGCTGATGAACCAAAAGAACAAACAAAGCCCAAAGTGCTTATTTTTGATGTAAACGAAACCCTACTTGATTTAACGTCAATGCGTACCTCTATTGGTAAAGCACTAGGCGGACGTGAAGATTTATTACCACTGTGGTTTTCAACTATGTTGCACCATTCATTAGTAGATACAGTAAGCGGTAGTTATCACGACTTTGGGCAAATCGGTGTGGCGTCACTCCTTATGGTTGCTCAAAACAACAATATTGATATTACAAGTGAACAAGCTAAAACAGCTATTGTTACGCCTCTTTTAACGCTTCCTCCACACAGTGATGTTAAAGAAGGACTGGCAAAACTTAGAGCACAGGGCTATAAATTAGTAAGCCTTACAAATTCTTCAAACAAAGGTGTAAAGGCACAGTTTGAAAGCGCTGGTTTAATGTCTTACTTTGATGCACGTTACAGCATTGAAGATATTAAAATTTACAAACCAGACTTACGTGCTTATGAATGGGTACTTAAAAAGCTAAATGTAGCACCAAATGAAGCAATGATGGTTGCAGCTCATGGCTGGGATGTTGCTGGCGCAAAAGAAGCGGGCTTACAAACCACTTTCATTGCACGCCCAGGTAAAGCACTTTATCCATTAGCTAAAAAACCAGATCACGTTGTGAAAGATTTACATGAATTAGCCGCTCTACTTAAATAA
- a CDS encoding DUF2937 family protein: MSKFLDYIRLSFFAFGLLLGVQIPAFVSDFGQALSAQLIEANNAIAPFKSDAAKYFNNDLNKLIKHYKNIDDGIVNKGASNISTLYTRQQDLQIAVNRFAQSPYIFTMISGMSDVKQQVWQRFEGQIILKKDSIIAAIIAAIIVALLAELTGYLFLTGVKRSFKRLFAAQK, from the coding sequence ATGAGTAAATTTTTAGATTATATCCGACTTAGTTTCTTTGCATTCGGTTTACTACTTGGAGTGCAAATTCCTGCATTTGTAAGCGATTTTGGCCAAGCATTATCAGCCCAATTAATTGAAGCTAATAATGCCATTGCGCCTTTTAAAAGCGATGCAGCTAAGTATTTTAATAATGATTTAAATAAGCTAATTAAACACTATAAAAATATTGATGATGGGATTGTGAATAAAGGTGCAAGTAATATCAGTACACTTTACACACGACAACAAGACTTACAAATCGCTGTAAATAGGTTTGCGCAATCTCCATATATTTTTACTATGATCAGTGGCATGAGCGATGTAAAGCAACAAGTGTGGCAACGCTTCGAAGGTCAAATCATTTTAAAAAAAGACTCTATTATAGCCGCTATTATTGCAGCTATTATAGTTGCCCTACTTGCCGAGCTTACTGGTTATTTGTTTTTAACTGGAGTAAAACGCTCATTTAAACGCTTATTCGCAGCTCAAAAATAG
- a CDS encoding carbon-nitrogen hydrolase, giving the protein MTSPAKLTVALVQQSNSDNAQDNMAKSISAIREAAQKGAKLVVLQELHRSLYFCQTENVDVFDLAETIPGPSSNALGELAKELSIVIVASLFEKRATGLYHNTAVVLEQDGSIVGKYRKMHIPDDPGFYEKFYFTPGDIGFEPIQTSVGKLGVLVCWDQWFPEAARLMAMAGAEVLIYPTAIGWDPNDDIAEQTRQKDAWVISQRAHAVANGVPVISCNRVGHESDPSAQSDGIAFWGNSFIAGPQGELLAEANNTDEQILVVEIDQKRSENVRRIWPFLRDRRIDHYKDLTKIYRD; this is encoded by the coding sequence ATGACAAGCCCTGCAAAATTAACCGTTGCGTTAGTGCAACAAAGCAATAGCGATAACGCTCAGGACAATATGGCAAAATCAATAAGTGCCATTCGTGAAGCCGCTCAAAAAGGTGCAAAACTGGTTGTACTTCAAGAGCTACACCGAAGCCTCTATTTTTGCCAAACCGAAAATGTTGACGTATTTGATTTAGCCGAAACCATTCCAGGCCCTAGCAGTAACGCCTTAGGTGAGCTTGCTAAAGAGCTAAGCATTGTTATTGTGGCCTCTTTATTTGAAAAACGCGCTACGGGCCTTTATCACAACACCGCGGTTGTATTAGAACAAGATGGCAGTATTGTGGGTAAATACCGCAAAATGCATATTCCTGATGATCCAGGTTTTTACGAAAAATTCTACTTTACCCCTGGTGATATCGGTTTTGAGCCTATTCAAACCTCGGTGGGTAAATTAGGCGTGCTAGTATGTTGGGATCAATGGTTTCCTGAAGCTGCCCGCTTAATGGCAATGGCAGGCGCTGAAGTGTTAATTTACCCAACCGCTATTGGTTGGGATCCTAACGACGACATTGCTGAGCAAACTCGTCAAAAAGATGCGTGGGTTATTAGTCAGCGTGCCCATGCTGTTGCCAATGGTGTACCGGTAATTAGCTGTAACCGTGTCGGCCATGAAAGTGACCCAAGTGCGCAAAGCGATGGTATTGCGTTTTGGGGGAATTCGTTCATTGCAGGCCCACAAGGTGAATTATTAGCTGAGGCTAATAATACTGATGAGCAAATTTTAGTGGTTGAAATTGATCAAAAACGCTCAGAAAACGTAAGACGTATCTGGCCGTTCTTGCGTGACCGACGAATTGATCACTATAAAGACCTAACAAAAATATACCGAGACTAA